One region of Oncorhynchus nerka isolate Pitt River linkage group LG22, Oner_Uvic_2.0, whole genome shotgun sequence genomic DNA includes:
- the LOC115104679 gene encoding collagenase 3-like, whose amino-acid sequence MKTFNLCLLLVNLAIVVYSLPILPPTEEDEALAETYLKKFFNLTEETGPMFRRGPSQRSRKVSEMQRFFGLKVTGTLDAETVKMMKKPRCGLPDVQLGRFTTFNNLKWPTNQLTYRIENYTPDMSVAEVDNSIERALQVWAKVSPLRFTRIYRGTADIMISFGNRNHGDFYPFDGPEGTLAHAFSPGTDIGGDAHFDDDEYFTFSSTRGYNLFLVAAHEFGHSLGLSHSNDPGALMFPVYSYTDPSTFSLPRDDVTGIQYIYGPNPDVNPNPDKPDPTPVSTPDACDPTLVLDAVTTLRGEKMFFKGRFFWRIYPQSSTPHQNLIKTFWPELPDNINAAYESQLSDRVFLFKDHQVWALYGYDIVPGYPRNLKSLGLPRTVKKVDAALYDEHSRKTLFFVGDNYYSYDEEMKSMDRGFPKRVDEQFPGMTSKVTAAFQVRGFTYLYSGPYVFEYNMTTRRQFRVLGNNYFLPC is encoded by the exons ACGTACCTGAAGAAGTTCTTTAACCTGACGGAGGAGACGGGTCCAATGTTCAGACGGGGGCCCAGCCAGCGGAGCAGGAAAGTCAGCGAGATGCAGAGGTTCTTTGGCCTCAAGGTGACAGGAACCTTGGACGCTGAGACTGTAAAGATGATGAAGAAGCCACGCTGCGGGTTACCTGACGTCCAACTCGGCCGATTCACCACCTTCAATAACCTTAAGTGGCCAACAAACCAGCTTACCTACAG AATTGAGAACTACACTCCTGACATGTCTGTGGCTGAGGTGGACAACTCCATAGAGAGAGCACTACAGGTGTGGGCCAAGGTCTCCCCCCTGAGGTTCACCCGTATCTACCGCGGCACCGCTGACATCATGATCTCCTTCGGCAACAGAA ATCATGGCGATTTCTACCCCTTCGATGGCCCTGAAGGCACCCTGGCCCATGCCTTCTCCCCCGGCACTGACATTGGAGGAGATGCTCATTTTGATGATGACGAGTACTTCACCTTCAGCTCAACCAGAG GGTACAACCTGTTCTTGGTGGCTGCCCATGAGTTTGGCCATTCCCTGGGTCTCAGCCACTCCAATGACCCTGGAGCGCTGATGTTCCCAGTGTACAGCTACACAGATCCCAGCACCTTCTCTCTGCCTCGTGATGATGTCACCGGTATCCAGTACATATACG GCCCAAACCCAGATGTTAACCCCAACCCAGATAAGCCCGACCCTACACCTGTTTCCACCCCTGATGCCTGTGACCCCACCCTGGTCCTGGATGCTGTCACCACTCTGCGTGGGGAGAAGATGTTCTTCAAGGGCAG GTTCTTCTGGCGTATTTACCCTCAGAGCAGCACACCACATCAGAACCTCATCAAGACTTTCTGGCCTGAACTCCCCGACAACATCAATGCTGCTTATGAGAGCCAGCTATCTGACAGAGTGTTCCTCTTTAAAG ATCATCAGGTCTGGGCTCTCTATGGCTATGACATCGTCCCTGGCTATCCCAGAAACCTGAAGAGCTTGGGTCTGCCCAGGACCGTGAAGAAAGTTGACGCCGCCCTGTACGATGAACATTCTCGCAAGACCTTGTTCTTTGTTGGCGACaactactacag TTACGATGAGGAAATGAAAAGCATGGACAGAGGTTTCCCCAAGCGTGTGGATGAACAGTTCCCAGGCATGACAAGCAAAGTGACTGCAGCCTTCCAAGTCCGAG GCTTCACCTACCTCTATAGTGGCCCCTACGTGTTTGAATACAACATGACGACCAGAAGACAGTTCCGCGTGCTAGGAAACAACTACTTCCTGCCTTGTTAG